Proteins from a genomic interval of Dama dama isolate Ldn47 chromosome 1, ASM3311817v1, whole genome shotgun sequence:
- the ACAT1 gene encoding acetyl-CoA acetyltransferase, mitochondrial, with the protein MPVLAALLRRGVRGRGPLLQRRVQEIKYVERSYVSKPTLNEVVIVSATRTPIGSFLGSLSSLPATKLGSIAIQAAIEKAGIPKEEVKEAYMGNVLQGGEGQAPTRQAVLGAGLPISTPCTTINKVCASGMKAIMMASQNLMCGHQDVMVAGGMESMSNVPYVMSRGTTPYGGVKLEDLIVKDGLTDVYNKIHMGNCAENTAKKLSIAREEQDAYALNSYTRSKAAWEAGRFGNEVVPVTITVKGKPDVVVKEDEEYKRVDFSKIPKLKTVFQRENGTVTAANASTLNDGAAAVVLMTADAAKRLGVKPLARIAAFADAAVEPIDFPVAPAYAVPKVLKDAGLKKEDISMWEVNEAFSLVVLANIKMLEIDPQKVNINGGAVSLGHPIGMSGARIVVHLAHALKQGEYGLASICNGGGGASAMLIQKL; encoded by the exons ATGCCTGTGTTAGCGGCCCTTCTGCGGCGCGGCGTGCGCGGGCGCGGCCCCCTGCTTCAGAGGCGGGTGCAG GAAATAAAGTATGTGGAGCGAAGTTATGTATCAAAACCCACTTTGAAT GAAGTGGTCATAGTAAGTGCTACAAGAACACCCATTGGATCCTTTCTAGGCAGTCTTTCATCTCTGCCAGCCACTAAACTTGGTTCCATTGCGATTCAGGCAGCCATTGAAAAGGCAG ggattccaaaagaagaagtgaaagaagCATACATGGGCAATGTTCTACAAGGAGGTGAAGGACAGGCCCCTACAAGGCAAGCAGTACTGGGTGCAG GCTTACCTATTTCTACTCCATGTACCACTATAAACAAAGTTTGTGCCTCAGGAATGAAAGCCATCATGATGGCCTCTCAGAATCTTATGTGTGGACATCAG GACGTGATGGTGGCCGGTGGGATGGAGAGCATGTCCAATGTCCCCTATGTAATGAGCAGAGGGACAACACCGTATGGTGGGGTGAAGCTGGAAGATTTGATTGTAAAAGATGGGCTAACTGATGTCTACAATAAAATTCATATG GGCAACTGTGCTGAAAATACCGCAAAGAAGCTGAGCATTGCACGAGAGGAACAGGATGCTTATGCTCTTAATTCCTACACCAGAAGTAAAGCAGCATGGGAAGCTGGAAGATTTGGAAATGAAGTTGTTCCTGTCACAATTACAGTAAAAG gTAAACCAGATGTAGTGGTAAAGGAAGATGAAGAATATAAACGTGTTGATTTTAGCAAAATTCCAAAGCTgaagacagttttccaaagagaaaatg GTACAGTAACAGCTGCGAATGCCAGCACGCTGAATGATGGAGCAGCTGCTGTGGTTCTGATGACCGCAGATGCAGCGAAGAGGCTCGGTGTTAAACCACTGGCAAGAATAGCAG cATTTGCTGATGCTGCTGTAGAACCTATTGATTTTCCAGTTGCACCTGCATATGCTGTTCCTAAG gttcttaaagatgcaggtttgaaaaAAGAAGATATTAGTATGTGGGAAGTAAATGAAGCCTTCAGTCTGGTCGTACTGGCAAACATTAAAATGCTAGAGATTGATCCCCAAAAAGTGAATATCAATGGAGGAGCTGTTTCTCTTGGACATCCGATTGG GATGTCTGGAGCCAGAATCGTTGTCCATTTGGCTCATGCGTTGAAGCAAGGAGAATATGGTCTTGCCAGTATCTGCAACGGGGGAGGAGGTGCTTCCGCCATGCTGATCCAGAAGCTGTAG